A single window of Oreochromis aureus strain Israel breed Guangdong linkage group 5, ZZ_aureus, whole genome shotgun sequence DNA harbors:
- the LOC116333882 gene encoding sodium-dependent neutral amino acid transporter SLC6A17-like isoform X2, which translates to MSSLMVCGFVGLYYNVIIGWSIFYFFQSFQYPLPWSDCPIRKNGTLAIVEPECDKSSATTYFWYRQTLNTTSTIAESGGLNIKMTLSLLVAWIIVCLAVIKGIASSGKVMYFSSLFPYVVLFCFLVRGLMLKGSVDGIAHMFTPKLEKMLEPQVWREAATQVFFALGLGFGGVIAFSSYNKIDNNCHFDAVLVSVINFLTSILATLVVFAVLGFKANIMNEKCVVENAEKILGYLNSNVLSHDLIPPHVNFSHLSTSDYAEMYGVIKTVKEDSFPQLGLEPCVLEDELNKAVQGTGLAFIAFTEAMTHFPASPFWSVMFFFMLINLGLGSMIGTMTGITTPVLDAYKVQKELFTVCCCIIAFLCGLLFVQRSGNYFVTMFDDYSAGLPLTVVVILENLSVAWIYGTKRFMQDLEDMLGFRPCIIYFYLWKYVSPLCLIVLISATVIEMAISPPGYNAWVQDLAQERFQSYPPWALGMCFALIIVAMLPLPVVFIARHFNLMSDGSNKLSVSYRKSMMKDISNLEEQDEARFILGGKPGEAPSSGPARKPFLTPGGNKPMDSLSPNICYGTSYQNAAISPTTPTTPSTPLTPESDS; encoded by the exons TTGTGGAGCCAGAATGTGACAAAAGCTCGGCTACGACCTATTTCTGGTACCGGCAGACTCTGAACACGACCAGCACCATCGCAGAGAGCGGCGGCCTCAACATCAAAATGACCCTGTCTCTGCTGGTAGCCTGGATCATTGTCTGCCTCGCCGTCATTAAAGGAATCGCTTCCTCTGGGAAG GTGATGTACTTCAGTTCTCTTTTCCCCTacgtggtgctgttctgtttcCTGGTCAGGGGTTTAATGCTGAAGGGCTCCGTAGATGGTATCGCTCACATGTTCACTCCCAAG TTGGAGAAGATGCTGGAGCCGCAGGTGTGGAGGGAGGCCGCCACCCAGGTCTTCTTTGCCCTCGGTCTGGGTTTTGGAGGAGTCATTGCCTTCTCCAGTTACAACAAGATTGACAACAACTGCCACTTTGACGCCGTGCTCGTCTCTGTCATCAACTTTTTGACCTCCATTTTGGCCACACTGGTTGTGTTTGCTGTGTTGGGCTTCAAGGCCAACATCATGAATGAAAAGTGTGTTGTGGA GAATGCAGAAAAGATCCTGGGATACCTCAACTCCAACGTCCTGAGCCACGATCTTATTCCTCCACATGTGAACTTTTCCCATCTCAGCACGTCAGACTACGCTGAGATGTACGGGGTCATTAAAACGGTCAAAGAGGACAGCTTTCCCCAGCTGGGTCTGGAGCCTTGTGTTCTGGAGGATGAGCTGAACAAA GCTGTCCAGGGCACCGGCTTGGCCTTCATCGCCTTCACAGAAGCCATGACGCATTTCCCAGCATCTCCCTTCTGGTCAGTCATGTTCTTCTTCATGCTCATCAACCTCGGTCTGGGCAGCATGATCGGCACCATGACCGGCATCACCACACCTGTCCTCGACGCCTACAAAGTCCAGAAGGAGCTTTTTACAG tgTGTTGCTGCATCATCGCTTTCTTATGCGGCTTGTTGTTTGTTCAGCGGTCGGGAAATTACTTTGTCACCATGTTCGATGATTATTCGGCCGGTCTGCCTCTCACTGTAGTGGTCATCCTGGAAAACCTGTCCGTTGCTTGGATATATGGCACCAAAAG GTTCATGCAGGACCTGGAGGACATGTTAGGTTTCCGACCTTGTATTATCTATTTCTACCTTTGGAAGTACGTCTCCCCTCTCTGTCTTATCGTTCTCATCTCAGCCACTGTCATCGAGATGGCCATCAGCCCACCAGGATACAACGCCTGGGTTCAAGACCTG GCTCAGGAACGCTTCCAGAGCTATCCTCCCTGGGCTCTGGGCATGTGCTTCGCTCTTATCATTGTGGCCATGCTTCCGCTCCCTGTTGTCTTCATCGCCCGACACTTCAACTTGATGTCAGACGGCTCTAACAAGCTGTCCGTCTCTTACCGTAAATCTATGATGAAGGACATATCCAACCTTGAGGAGCAGGATGAGGCTAGATTCATCCTTGGAGGCAAACCAGGCGAGGCCCCATCATCAGGGCCAGCACGCAAACCCTTCCTGACACCTGGAGGAAACAAACCCATGGACTCCCTGTCTCCAAACATCTGCTATGGTACTAGCTACCAAAATGCTGCCATAAGCCCCACCACACCAACTACACCAAGCACACCTCTCACACCAGAGTCTGACTCTTGA
- the LOC116333910 gene encoding tripartite motif-containing protein 16-like protein translates to MAERNIPAKMNHLCCQICRNLLRNPVMIPCGHNFCMRCIQDQWDCDQLRSSLYRCPECEYEFPSRPQLIKNTTLAEVVRETEMSCNKEQQSSEGHQRVLKRPRSCAETSESTLCGKHDKPLDVYCCTDEQIICAQCASAEHGGHRIGWVKEERRRKEKELRDMQTKFKQTLQKQERKREMMGEMIGQIQDEARKTEAFCESVIVGAIDSLQKHYLSVKEAIAAQEEAAAAQVRLSLKSLEEEMKQMKKRDAKLDHLAHTESNIRFLQKWPSLKLLCDHSFQELSEDPLLHFELTKRAVEQLGKQLEEFCDKEFASICNTADGEEQQESASETEEDDVQRRSEASVSQPRVSRTLAKQKVEPKTREEFLQYACELSLDPTTAHEDLVILEGEKTVKLRSERSKNPSVRYPERFIHRRQVLCREGLQADCYYEVEVKGDKAEIALTYKGIDRKSRTTLSAFGAKANSWSLDLSKHYSVSHNSESIQLTTPPRHHRVGIYLKFQTGTLSFYEVSDSMNFLYKVEAKFREPLYPGFWLGEKCCIRICDLRQSRL, encoded by the exons ATGGCGGAGCGTAACATTCCTGCGAAGATGAACCACCTCTGCTGTCAAATATGCAGAAACCTTCTCAGGAATCCTGTGATGATTCCTTGCGGACACAACTTTTGCATGCGCTGCATCCAGGACCAATGGGATTGTGACCAGCTGAGGAGCAGTCTCTACAGGTGCCCCGAATGTGAATATGAGTTTCCATCCAGACCTCAGCTGATCAAGAACACAACTCTAGCTGAGGtggtgagagagacagaaatgagTTGTAATAAGGAGCAGCAGTCCTCAGAAGGGCACCAGAGAGTCCTGAAGAGACCCCGGAGCTGTGCAGAAACATCGGAGAGCACTTTGTGTGGGAAACACGACAAGCCCCTGGATGTTTACTGCTGCACAGATGAGCAGATCATATGTGCACAGTGTGCTTCAGCTGAGCATGGAGGACACAGGATCGGGTGGGTGAAGGAGGAACGGAGGCGGAAGGAG AAGGAACTTAGGGACATGCAGACAAAGTTCAAGCAGACTCTTCAGAAGCAAGAAAGGAAAAGGGAGATGATGGGGGAGATGATCGGACAGATTCAG GACGAGGCGAGAAAAACAGAAGCCTTCTGTGAAAGCGTCATAGTGGGCGCCATCGACTCCCTTCAGAAACATTACCTATCAGTGAAGGAAGCGATTGCAGCTCAGGAGGAGGCGGCTGCAGCTCAGGTTCGCCTCTCGCTAAAGAGcctggaggaggagatgaagcAGATGAAGAAGAGGGATGCTAAGCTGGACCACCTGGCACATACTGAGAGCAACATCCGTTTCCTGCAG AAATGGCCCTCTCTGAAGCTCCTCTGTGACCACTCTTTCCAGGAGCTTTCAGAGGATCCACTCCTCCACTTTGAGCTCACAAAGAGAGCCGTTGAACAGCTTGGGAAGCAACTGGAGGAATTCTGTGACAAAGAATTTGCTTCAATCTGTAACACTG CTGATGGTGAGGAGCAGCAGGAATCAGCATCAGAGACAGAGGAAGATGATGTCCAGCGAAGAAGTGAAGCCAGTGTCTCACAGCCCCGTG TTAGCAGGACTCTGGCTAAACAGAAAGTGGAGCCTAAAACCAGAGAAGAGTTCCTGCAGT ATGCGTGTGAGCTCTCTCTGGACCCCACGACAGCTCATGAGGACCTGGTTATTTTGGAAGGAGAGAAGACGGTTAAGCTGCGCAGCGAGAGGTCCAAGAATCCTAGTGTTCGTTACCCAGAGAGGTTTATACATCGGCGGCAGGTGCTGTGCAGGGAGGGACTGCAAGCTGACTGCTACTATGAGGTAGAGGTGAAAGGAGACAAGGCAGAGATCGCTCTCACCTACAAAGGAATAGACAGAAAATCCCGCACTACACTGTCAGCCTTTGGGGCCAAAGCAAATTCCTGGAGTCTGGATCTATCTAAACATTACTCTGTGAGCCACAATTCTGAAAGCATCCAGCTCACTACACCACCCCGTCATCACAGGGTTGGAATTTATCTTAAATTTCAAACTGGAACTTTGTCTTTCTATGAGGTGTCGGACAGTATGAACTTCCTGTACAAGGTTGAAGCCAAGTTCAGAGAGCCGCTGTATCCCGGATTCTGGCTCGGAGAGAAATGTTGCATCAGGATCTGTGATCTGAGACAGAGCCGACTGTAA
- the strip1 gene encoding striatin-interacting protein 1 homolog, whose protein sequence is MDVGGNGSGLPVNNKQRAMLPNKTRGEFTRNQRKDSEGQSESPDLEFEYSDTDKWAAELSELYSYTEGPEFALNRKCFEEEFRVHVSDKKWTELDEAQHRAHAMRLLDSLEVTAREKRLKVARAILYMAQGTFAECSSEVEVQHWMRYNIFLLLDVGTFSALVELLNMEIDNSAACSSAVRKPAISLADSTDLRVLLNIMYMMVETIQQDDPADKPEWKIIKETFRTELGSPLFNNEPISVMLFGMVTKFCSGHAPHFPMKKVLLLLWKSILFTLGGFEQLQSIKVRKREELGLPPLPEDSIRVIRSMRAASPPASASDLIEQQQKRARREHKALIKQDNLDAFNEKDPYKADDSREDEDDNDDNDNSIEAETFPLERDEVMPPPIPHPPSERVSFPKGLPWAPKVREKDIENFLESSRSKFIGYTLGSDTDTVVGLPRPIHESIKTLKQHKYVSIAELQITKEEEFQKTPLSGGEEEVETCATELLYQGILPSLPQYMIALLKILLAAAPTSKAKTDSINILADVLPEEMPTTVLQSMKLGVDVNRHKEIIVKAISAILLLLLKHFKLNHIYQFEYMAQHLVFANCIPLILKFFNQNIMSYITAKNSISVLDFPYCVVHELPELTAESLEAGDNNQFCWRNLFSCINLLRILNKLTKWKHSRTMMLVVFKSAPILKRALKVKQAMMQLYVLKLLKVQTKYLGRQWRKSNMKTMSAIYQKVRHRLNDDWAYGNDLDARPWDFQAEECALRANIERFNSRRYDKSHSNPDFLPVDNCLQSVLGQRVDLPEDFQMNYDLWLEREVFSKPISWEELLQ, encoded by the exons GGGCAGTCTGAGTCTCCAGATCTGGAGTTTGAATATTCGGACACAGATAAGTGGGCTGCAGAGCTGTCag AGCTTTACAGTTATACTGAAGGACCAGAGTTCGCTCTTAATAGGAAGTGCTTTGAAGAGGAGTTCAGAGTTCATG TGTCTGATAAGAAGTGGACAGAGCTCGATGAAGCTCAGCACAGAGCTCACGCTATGCGCCTGTTGGACAGTCTTGAAGTCACTGCccgggagaaaaggctgaaggtTGCCAGAGCCATTCTCTACATGGCTCAGG ggaCCTTTGCTGAGTGCAGCTCTGAGGTGGAGGTGCAGCACTGGATGAGATACAATATATTTCTGCTGCTCGATGTGGGGACCTTCTCTGCTCTGGTGGAACTGCTCAACATGGAGATTGA TAACAGTGCTGCCTGCAGCAGCGCTGTCAGGAAACCAGCCATCTCCCTGGCTGACAGCACAGATCTCAGGGTGCTGCTTAACATCATGTACATGATGGTGGAAACCATCCAACAGGACGACCCAGCCGACAAGCCCGAATGGAAAATCATCAAGGAGACTTTCAGGACAGAACTGG GATCTCCTCTCTTCAACAACGAGCCCATTTCCGTTATGCTCTTTGGTATGGTTACCAAATTCTGCAGCGGTCATGCGCCTCACTTCCCCATGAAGAAagttttgttgctgttgtggaaGAGCATACTG TTCACACTCGGAGGGTTTGAGCAGCTGCAGAGCATAAAGGTCCGTAAGAGAGAGGAACTGGGTCTCCCTCCTCTCCCGGAGGACAGCATTCGAGTCATTCGCAGCATGAGAGCGGCTTCTCCTCCTGCATCTGCATCCGACCTCATTGAGCAGCAACAAAAGCGGGCACGTCGTGAACACAAG GCGCTGATAAAACAGGATAACCTGGATGCATTCAATGAAAAGGATCCTTACAAGGCGGATGACTCACGAGAAGATGAAGATGACAATGATGACAATGATAACTCTATAGAAGCAGAAACGTTCCCTCTAGAGCGGGACGAGGTGATGCCTCCACCTATTCCTCATCCTCCATCGGAGAGGGTTTCCTTCCCAAAAGGTCTGCCGTGGGCTCCTAAAGTCAG GGAAAAAGATATTGAAAACTTCCTGGAATCAAGTAGAAGTAAATTCATTGGTTACACTCTTGGAAG TGATACAGATACAGTGGTTGGATTACCCAGGCCAATTCACGAGAGCATCAAGACCTTAAAGCAG CACAAGTATGTCTCTATAGCTGAACTACAGATCACAAAGGAGGAGGAATTTCAGAAAACCCCTCTTTCTGGC GGTGAAGAGGAAGTGGAGACGTGTGCCACCGAGCTGCTCTACCAGGGAATTCTGCCCAGTTTGCCTCAATACATG ATTGCTCTGCTGAAGATCCTGCTGGCTGCTGCTCCGACATCCAAAGCTAAAACCGACTCCATTAACATCCTGGCAGACGTGCTGCCGGAGGAGATGCC GACCACGGTGCTGCAAAGCATGAAACTTGGTGTTGATGTGAATCGGCACAAAGAAATCATTGTGAAAGCCATCTCTGCAATTCTGCTGCTTCTCCTGAAACACTTCAAACTCAACCACATCTACCAG TTTGAGTACATGGCTCAGCACTTGGTGTTTGCCAACTGCATCCCCCTCATTCTCAAGTTCTTCAACCAGAACATCATGTCTTATATCACAGCTAAGAACAG CATTTCAGTACTCGACTTTCCGTACTGTGTGGTGCACGAGCTCCCAGAGTTAACCGCAGAGAGTTTG GAAGCGGGAGACAACAATCAGTTTTGCTGGAGGAATCTGTTTTCCTGTATTAACCTGCTGAGGATCCTCAACAAACTGACCAAATGGAAGCACTCCAGAACAATG ATGCTGGTCGTGTTTAAGTCGGCACCCATCCTGAAAAGGGCGCTGAAGGTCAAGCAGGCAATGATGCAGCTGTATGTCCTCAAGCTGCTCAAAGTGCAAACAAAGTACCTCGGACGTCAGTGGAGGAAGAGCAACATGAAGACCATGTCTGCCATCTACCAGAAGGTCCGACATCGCCTGAATGACGACTGGGCGTACGGAAAcg ATCTGGACGCTCGTCCGTGGGACTTCCAGGCCGAGGAGTGCGCTCTACGAGCCAACATCGAGCGCTTCAACAGCCGCCGCTACGACAAGAGCCACAGCAATCCAGACTTCCTGCCTGTGGACAACTGTCTGCAAAGTGTTCTGGGCCAACGAGTGGACCTGCCCGAGGACTTCCAAATGAACTACGACCTTTGGCTGGAGAGGGAAGTCTTCTCCAAACCTATTTCCTGGGAAGAACTGCTACAGTGA